A genomic segment from Spinacia oleracea cultivar Varoflay chromosome 3, BTI_SOV_V1, whole genome shotgun sequence encodes:
- the LOC110805715 gene encoding transcription factor bHLH18 isoform X1, with protein sequence MNKDNLNNLALPKFSLTISYSLLLSFSIFLKAAEMATMEEWIAELEMDVNPVLYHQYDHHSKTMEASLDEQLAATLGDDFPYPLYNVTRDIASPQEDFDCDLIEQFILSSNINDDNNNNNDGDNIVSLNVQENQPLKKKKETKKQAEAVSVSTKRKRQPSQVQDHIMAERKRRELLSQLFISLSALVPNLKKIDKTTVLGEAIKHMKQLQEKVKALEGVVAAKKTVESVVVVKKSKVMVGDNGSSDDNVSSSTVGDYTSRSSGSSGDGNGNGGGSGGCNDLQLPEIQVKTMGNTLLSRIYCEKHNGILAKLFTKVDKHNLSITSFSVIPFESFALDITIAAQMEDGFNRNVNDFVRSLHSAIRSPSIKTR encoded by the exons ATGAACAAAGATAACTTGAATAATTTAGCATTGCCAAAATTCTCTCTTACAATTTCCTATTCTTTACTTCTCTCTTTCTCTATTTTTCTTAAGGCAGCAGAAATGGCGACTATGGAAGAATGGATAGCTGAACTG GAAATGGATGTAAATCCAGTCCTTTACCACCAATATGATCACCACAGTAAAACCATGGAAGCTTCCCTCGATGAACAACTTGCTGCTACACTTGGTGACGACTTCCCTTACCCTCTCTACAACGTTACGAGAGACATTGCTTCTCCTCAGGAAGATTTTGATTGCGATCTCATCGAACAATTTATATTATCGTCCAATATCAAtgacgacaacaacaacaacaatgatgGCGACAATATCGTAAGCTTAAATGTTCAGGAGAACCAAccattgaagaagaagaaagagacGAAGAAGCAAGCAGAAGCAGTAAGTGTAAGCACAAAGAGGAAACGACAGCCAAGCCAAGTGCAAGATCACATTATGGCCGAGAGGAAACGTCGGGAATTACTTAGCCAGTTGTTCATTTCGCTCTCTGCACTCGTTCCCAACCTTAAGAAG ATTGACAAAACAACGGTGTTAGGAGAGGCAATCAAACATATGAAACAACTTCAAGAAAAAGTTAAGGCACTTGAAGGAGTAGTAGCTGCAAAGAAGACTGTGGAGTCCGTTGTGGTTGTGAAAAAATCTAAAGTCATGGTCGGAGACAATGGCAGTAGCGATGATAATGTTTCTTCGTCGACTGTGGGTGACTATACAAGCCGAAGTAGTGGCAGTAGCGGtgatggtaatggtaatggtggtggtagtggtggttGTAATGATCTACAACTACCGGAAATCCAGGTTAAGACGATGGGCAACACGCTTCTCTCAAGAATATATTGTGAAAAACATAATGGGATATTGGCCAAGTTATTCACCAAGGTGGACAAACATAATTTGAGCATTACTAGTTTTAGCGTTATACCATTTGAAAGCTTTGCCTTAGACATTACCATTGCGGCACAG ATGGAAGACGGGTTCAACAGGAATGTGAATGATTTTGTTAGAAGTCTACATTCCGCCATTCGATCGCCATCAATAAAAACAAGATGA
- the LOC110805715 gene encoding transcription factor bHLH18 isoform X2 encodes MDVNPVLYHQYDHHSKTMEASLDEQLAATLGDDFPYPLYNVTRDIASPQEDFDCDLIEQFILSSNINDDNNNNNDGDNIVSLNVQENQPLKKKKETKKQAEAVSVSTKRKRQPSQVQDHIMAERKRRELLSQLFISLSALVPNLKKIDKTTVLGEAIKHMKQLQEKVKALEGVVAAKKTVESVVVVKKSKVMVGDNGSSDDNVSSSTVGDYTSRSSGSSGDGNGNGGGSGGCNDLQLPEIQVKTMGNTLLSRIYCEKHNGILAKLFTKVDKHNLSITSFSVIPFESFALDITIAAQMEDGFNRNVNDFVRSLHSAIRSPSIKTR; translated from the exons ATGGATGTAAATCCAGTCCTTTACCACCAATATGATCACCACAGTAAAACCATGGAAGCTTCCCTCGATGAACAACTTGCTGCTACACTTGGTGACGACTTCCCTTACCCTCTCTACAACGTTACGAGAGACATTGCTTCTCCTCAGGAAGATTTTGATTGCGATCTCATCGAACAATTTATATTATCGTCCAATATCAAtgacgacaacaacaacaacaatgatgGCGACAATATCGTAAGCTTAAATGTTCAGGAGAACCAAccattgaagaagaagaaagagacGAAGAAGCAAGCAGAAGCAGTAAGTGTAAGCACAAAGAGGAAACGACAGCCAAGCCAAGTGCAAGATCACATTATGGCCGAGAGGAAACGTCGGGAATTACTTAGCCAGTTGTTCATTTCGCTCTCTGCACTCGTTCCCAACCTTAAGAAG ATTGACAAAACAACGGTGTTAGGAGAGGCAATCAAACATATGAAACAACTTCAAGAAAAAGTTAAGGCACTTGAAGGAGTAGTAGCTGCAAAGAAGACTGTGGAGTCCGTTGTGGTTGTGAAAAAATCTAAAGTCATGGTCGGAGACAATGGCAGTAGCGATGATAATGTTTCTTCGTCGACTGTGGGTGACTATACAAGCCGAAGTAGTGGCAGTAGCGGtgatggtaatggtaatggtggtggtagtggtggttGTAATGATCTACAACTACCGGAAATCCAGGTTAAGACGATGGGCAACACGCTTCTCTCAAGAATATATTGTGAAAAACATAATGGGATATTGGCCAAGTTATTCACCAAGGTGGACAAACATAATTTGAGCATTACTAGTTTTAGCGTTATACCATTTGAAAGCTTTGCCTTAGACATTACCATTGCGGCACAG ATGGAAGACGGGTTCAACAGGAATGTGAATGATTTTGTTAGAAGTCTACATTCCGCCATTCGATCGCCATCAATAAAAACAAGATGA